GAATATTTTAAAAGCAAATATCCGTGTAAGCAATGGCATCATTCACGTAGTAGATAATGTATTAACTCCTGCCACAGAAACATTGGCAGGCATGCTGGCCAATAATCCAAAGTATAGCATATTCACACAGGCACTTCGGGAAACGGGTTTGTATGATACCCTGAATGTACCCGCCGGCAGTAATACAGATAGCAGTCGACGATGGTTGACGGTGTTGGCAGAATCCGACTCTGCCATCAATGCTGCGGGCTTTAGTACTTATGCAGCGCTCAAAGCACGTTATTCACATACCGGTGATCCAACCCAATTGGAAGACAGTTTGCATTTATATGTAGACTATCACATTCTATATGGCGTAAAATACCTCGCTGACATTGTCACTTCCTCTTCGCATACTACCCTGGCGCCCCTGGAAGTAGTCACCGCTAAGCTCTCCGGACAGCAGGTACTGATCAATGATGATGACTTCAATGGTGTGCATGAAACAGGGGTAGAGCTTGAAAGAAGTACTTCTGATAACTCTGCTACCAATGGTGTATTGCACAATTCCCTTGGCCATTTCGCTGTCAAGATCAGGAACCCGGTACCAGTCTACTGGGATGTAGCCGACTTCCCTGAGATCCGCAACCTGCCAGCTTATTTCCGTAAACAGGCCTATGCGTATTCTCTCACGAATATGCCGGCGGACTTCGTTGTGCCCGGACCTTCTTCAATGACTTATTCAGTAGGCAGCACGTATGTAAACGGCGATTTTCTGATGATACCCTTAGGTGGTCCTGGTCGCAGTACTTACATCGATATGAAGACACCGCTGCTGGTAAAAGGAAAATATAAAGTATGGATCTGCTATCGGGTACAGAAACAGTCCAATAGTTCCAACAACCTGAACCAGATCTCTATAGATGGCGAAGTGATGCAGCGTACCATGAACTTCACTACTGCCATGCCGGCCAGTACCGAAGGTGAAATGGAAGCACAGGGCTGGAAATGGTATACTGATCCTACCTCCAACAACTGGGGTGCACGACTGGTGGGTACCATTGAAATCAAAACTACTGAACGCCATACCCTCCGGTTTACAACGCTACAGGGAACACAGAACAATAACAATCTGGACATGATCCACTTTATCCCACAGGATATGGATCAGCTCTATCCACGTTTCAAAGCTGATGGTACACAGGTACCAAGGCCATGACTTTCAAATTTTGAATGATGATACGATACCTGATCATAATAGGTTTATTGCTGGGCATATCCTGCCGGAAGGAGAAATGGAATGACCGGAACAAGCCTGCTACCACCCAAAACCTGTTGCAAACCATACAGGCCAATACGAACCTGAGTCAATTCTATACCTACCTTGTCAACACGGGCTATGATCAGGTACTGGCTTCTTCCAAAACCTTCACGGTGTGGGCCCCGGTCAATAGTGCATGGACAGCAGTAGATGCTGCCCTGTTGAATGATACGGCGCGCCTACGTTTACTCATCGCTAATCATATCAGCACACTATCCTATACCGGTAGCGCCGATGAACAAAGGATCGCTACCCTGAATGGTAAGAAGATCGCATTTACAGCCGGTAGTGTAGAAGGTATTAAAGTGAGCGAAGCCGATCAATATACAGCCAATGGTGTATTGCAGGTA
This Chitinophaga sancti DNA region includes the following protein-coding sequences:
- a CDS encoding fasciclin domain-containing protein gives rise to the protein MKAFYIILILVIAGCKKAPIISQTSDEVTIIGYLENYPDQFSEFQKILNITGNEGFLGVYGTYTVFVPNNDAVASFLKSTGHSTLESMDVQKLKDIVKFCIIQDTINTTSFSDGKLSKLTMFGQYLITGAANVSGETRITVNRQANILKANIRVSNGIIHVVDNVLTPATETLAGMLANNPKYSIFTQALRETGLYDTLNVPAGSNTDSSRRWLTVLAESDSAINAAGFSTYAALKARYSHTGDPTQLEDSLHLYVDYHILYGVKYLADIVTSSSHTTLAPLEVVTAKLSGQQVLINDDDFNGVHETGVELERSTSDNSATNGVLHNSLGHFAVKIRNPVPVYWDVADFPEIRNLPAYFRKQAYAYSLTNMPADFVVPGPSSMTYSVGSTYVNGDFLMIPLGGPGRSTYIDMKTPLLVKGKYKVWICYRVQKQSNSSNNLNQISIDGEVMQRTMNFTTAMPASTEGEMEAQGWKWYTDPTSNNWGARLVGTIEIKTTERHTLRFTTLQGTQNNNNLDMIHFIPQDMDQLYPRFKADGTQVPRP